The Amycolatopsis methanolica 239 nucleotide sequence GCGGGGACCCGCGACGCCAGCGCCGTCACGGGCCTGCGCTGGCCGCCGATGTGAAGCGGTAGTTGGAAAAAGCATTGAGGAGCACGAAGACGTGAACACCGAGTACGAGGACTTCCGGTTCAGCGTGCGCCGGCTGGCGGCGGACAAGATCGCGCCCCACGCCGCGGATGTGGACGACAAGGAGCGTTTCCCAGAGGAGGCCTGGGCCGCACTGCGCGCGGCGGACCTGCCGGGCCTGCCCTACGACGAAAAGCTCGGCGGCTCCGGCGCCGACCTGCTGTCCCAGGTGATCGCCGTCGAGGAGGTGGCGGCGGCCTGTGCCAGCTCCGCGCTGGTGATGCTGGTCAACTGGGCTGGCACGTCCACTGTGGTCAGTCATGGTTCGGACGAGCTGCGTGCCGAGGTCGTGCCGCGGGTCGCCGCCGGTGACGCGGGGGCGGCCTGGTGCATGACCGAACCGACCGTGGGCTCCGATCTGTCCGGCATCAGGACCACCGCGACCCGGGACGGTGACGACTGGGTACTCAACGGACAGAAGCGGTTCATCAGCAACGCCCCGTGGGCCGAGTGGTACGCCGTGCTCGCCCGGACCGGCGAGCAGGACTTCGGTGTCTTCATGGTCCGCAACGACGACGCCGGGATCTCCTTCGGCCCGCACGAGAAGAAGATGGGCATGCGGGGCAGCCCGACCACCGACGTCCTCCTGGAGGACTGCCGGATCCCCGGCGGCCGTGTCGTCGCCGATCCGGTGCAGGGCTACCGCTACATCAATGGCGAGCTCAACACCAGTCGCGCCC carries:
- a CDS encoding acyl-CoA dehydrogenase family protein, producing MNTEYEDFRFSVRRLAADKIAPHAADVDDKERFPEEAWAALRAADLPGLPYDEKLGGSGADLLSQVIAVEEVAAACASSALVMLVNWAGTSTVVSHGSDELRAEVVPRVAAGDAGAAWCMTEPTVGSDLSGIRTTATRDGDDWVLNGQKRFISNAPWAEWYAVLARTGEQDFGVFMVRNDDAGISFGPHEKKMGMRGSPTTDVLLEDCRIPGGRVVADPVQGYRYINGELNTSRALIAAQALGIAQGAFDAAVAYTCDRRQFGQSLSRFQLLRGMVADMAVKIESARALLYDAVALISAGDPRARSRVSMAKLLCSDNAMSVATDALQLHGGYGFTRDYPVERMMRDVKITQIYEGTNQIQRLVIAKDVYARQARS